The Amaranthus tricolor cultivar Red isolate AtriRed21 chromosome 6, ASM2621246v1, whole genome shotgun sequence genome has a segment encoding these proteins:
- the LOC130815986 gene encoding arogenate dehydrogenase 2, chloroplastic-like has translation MLSISSSTTTTSSVGPTNNRTHQCPNSLSPPSLFSLSRRNTRKTLHVRYNRTTNSNTAVSCGTAVLARASNEHILDPANVRDAKLKIAIIGFGNFGQFLAKTIVKQGHRVLAYSRSDYSRAAKDISVEYFSDPDDLCEEHPEVILLCTSILSTEKVLRSLPLHRLRRSTLFVDVLSVKEFPRSLFLQVLPKDFDILCTHPMFGPDSGKNGWGGLPFVFDKVRVGSDPTRTHRVETFLTIFRDAGCRMVEMTCAEHDKHAAGSQFITHMMGRVLEKLGLENTPINTKGYESLLNLVDNTARDSFELFYGLFLYNKNAMEQLDRMDWAFEMVKKQLSGHLHDLVRKQLMLETNNDPIKGEKMDRLLLPSPSENLPQIVPSADVTEQEFVAVNGSRLSTQC, from the exons ATGCTATCTATTTCCTCCTCAACAACCACCACCTCCTCCGTGGGTCCCACCAATAATCGTACTCATCAATGTCCGAACTCTCTTTCTCCACCTTCGCTCTTCTCTCTATCTCGTCGCAACACTCGAAAAACCCTTCATGTTCGATACAATCGTACTACTAATTCCAACACGGCCGTGTCATGTGGCACGGCCGTGTTGGCCCGTGCAAGTAACGAACATATTCTTGATCCTGCTAACGTAAGAGATGCTAAGCTTAAAATTGCAATCATTGGGTTTGGAAACTTCGGTCAATTCTTAGCTAAGACGATTGTTAAGCAAGGACATCGTGTGTTGGCTTACTCACGTTCCGACTACTCCCGTGCTGCTAAGGATATCAGCGTCGAATATTTCAGCGACCCCGATGACCTTTGCGAGGAGCATCCCGAG GTGATACTTCTATGCACTTCGATCTTATCTACTGAGAAGGTCCTTCGCTCGCTGCCCCTCCACCGCCTCCGACGATCGACTCTCTTTGTGGATGTCCTTTCGGTGAAAGAGTTTCCTCGCTCTCTCTTCCTCCAAGTTCTTCCAAAGGACTTCGACATCCTTTGCACCCACCCAATGTTTGGTCCTGATTCGGGCAAAAATGGGTGGGGTGGACTCCCATTTGTTTTCGACAAAGTCCGGGTTGGATCTGATCCAACCCGAACTCATAGAGTCGAGACGTTCCTAACCATATTTAGGGATGCCGGGTGTCGGATGGTTGAGATGACATGTGCTGAACACGACAAGCACGCGGCCGGGTCCCAATTCATAACCCACATGATGGGCCGGGTTTTGGAGAAGTTGGGCTTAGAAAACACACCAATAAACACAAAAGGGTATGAAAGTTTATTGAATTTGGTGGATAATACAGCAAGGGATAgctttgaactattttatgggttatttttATACAATAAGAATGCAATGGAACAATTGGATAGAATGGATTgggcatttgaaatggtgaaaaAACAACTTTCTGGGCATTTGCATGATCTTGTTAGAAAACAATTGATGTTAGAGACTAATAATGATCCAATTAAGGGTGAAAAAATGGACAGATTATTGCTTCCTTCTCCTTCAGAAAACCTTCCTCAGATTGTTCCTTCTGCTGATGTTACTGAGCAGGAATTTGTAGCTGTTAATGGAAGTAGGTTATCTACACAGTGTTAa
- the LOC130815985 gene encoding pyrophosphate-energized vacuolar membrane proton pump: MGSPLLPDLGTEILIPVCAIIGIVFSLIQWYLVSQVKLSHDSGPSGNNKNGYSESLIEEEEGLNDHSVVSKCAEIQNAISEGATSFLFTEYQYVGIFMVAFAMLIFLFLGSVEGFSTSSQECTYDKTKTCKPALATAVFSTVSFLLGAVTSLASGFLGMKIATYANARTTLEARKGVGKAFIVAFRSGAVMGFLLAANGLLVLYIAVLLFKLYYGEDWEGLFEAITGYGLGGSSMALFGRVGGGIYTKAADVGADLVGKVERNIPEDDPRNPAVIADNVGDNVGDIAGMGSDLFGSYAESSCAALVVASISSFGINHDFTAMLYPLLVSSVGILVCLITTLFATDFFEIKAVKEIEPALKKQLVISTALMTIGVAIISWVALPSSFTIFDFGTQKDVKNWQLFLCVAVGLWAGLIIGFVTEYYTSNAYSPVQDVADSCRTGAATNVIFGLALGYKSVIIPIFAIAISIFVSFSFAAMYGIAMAALGMLSTIATGLAIDAYGPISDNAGGIAEMAGMSHRIRERTDALDAAGNTTAAIGKGFAIGSAALVSLALFGAFVSRAAISTVDVLTPKVFIGLLVGAMLPYWFSAMTMKSVGSAALKMVEEVRRQFNTIPGLMEGTTKPDYATCVKISTDASIKEMIPPGALVMLTPLIVGTLFGVETLSGVLAGSLVSGVQIAISASNTGGAWDNAKKYIEAGVSEHARQLGPKGSDAHKAAVIGDTVGDPLKDTSGPSLNILIKLMAVESLVFAPFFATHGGLLFKIF, translated from the exons atggGTTCACCCCTTCTTCCAGATCTTGGAACTGAGATTTTGATTCCCGTTTGTGCTATAATTGGAATTGTTTTCTCTCTTATCCAATGGTATTTGGTTTCTCAGGTTAAACTTTCCCATGATTCTGGGCCAAGTGGTAACAATAAAAATGGCTATTCTGAGAGTttgattgaagaagaagaaggtttAAATGACCATAGTGTTGTTTCCAAATGTGCTGAAATTCAAAATGCCATTTCTGAAG GAGCAACCTCCTTTCTTTTCACCGAGTATCAGTATGTTGGTATCTTCATGGTTGCTTTTGCCATGTTGATATTCCTTTTCCTTGGATCCGTGGAGGGCTTCAGCACAAGTAGCCAGGAGTGCACCTATGACAAAACCAAGACCTGCAAGCCTGCTCTTGCTACGGCTGTCTTCAGTACAGTATCCTTCTTGCTTGGCGCTGTCACCTCTTTGGCCTCTGGCTTCCTTGGAATGAAGATTGCTACTTATGCAAATGCACGAACGACTCTAGAGGCTAGAAAGGGTGTTGGAAAAGCTTTTATTGTAGCGTTCAGGTCTGGAGCTGTCATGGGCTTTCTTCTTGCTGCAAATGGTCTTTTGGTGCTTTACATTGCCGTCCTCCTCTTCAAGCTCTACTATGGTGAGGATTGGGAAGGTCTTTTCGAGGCTATCACTGGTTATGGTCTTGGAGGATCTTCGATGGCTCTTTTCGGTAGAGTTGGTGGCGGTATTTACACAAAAGCTGCTGATGTCGGAGCTGATCTTGTCGGCAAAGTTGAAAGGAACATCCCAGAGGATGACCCCAGGAATCCAGCT GTCATTGCTGACAATGTAGGTGACAATGTTGGAGATATTGCTGGCATGGGTTCTGATCTTTTTGGATCCTACGCTGAGTCCTCTTGTGCTGCACTTGTTGTTGCATCTATTTCTTCATTCGGAATCAACCATGATTTTACGGCAATGTTGTACCCGCTGTTGGTTAGCTCTGTTGGTATTCTTGTTTGCTTGATCACAACTTTATTTGCTACCGACTTCTTTGAGATTAAGGCTGTGAAAGAGATTGAGCCAGCACTCAAGAAGCAACTGGTCATCTCCACTGCTCTTATGACTATTGGAGTTGCTATTATTTCATGGGTTGCCCTTCCTTCTTCCTTTACCATTTTTGACTTTGGAACTCAGAAGGATGTGAAGAACTG GCAATTGTTCTTATGTGTTGCTGTTGGCTTGTGGGCTGGGCTTATCATTGGATTTGTGACTGAATACTACACAAGCAATGCATACAG TCCTGTACAAGACGTTGCTGATTCTTGCCGAACTGGGGCTGCCACAAACGTTATTTTTGGCCTGGCCTTGGGCTACAAATCAGTTATCATTCCTATCTTCGCCATTGCTATAAGCATATTTGTCAGTTTTAGCTTTGCGGCTATGTATGGTATTGCCATGGCTGCTCTTGGTATGCTCAGCACCATTGCTACCGGATTGGCTATTGATGCCTATGGACCCATCAGTGATAATGCTGGAGGTATTGCCGAGATGGCTGGTATGAGCCACCGTATCCGTGAGAGAACTGATGCCCTTGATGCTGCTGGAAACACAACCGCTGCTATCGGGAAG GGATTTGCTATTGGTTCCGCAGCTCTTGTCTCTCTTGCTCTCTTTGGTGCTTTTGTGAGCCGTGCAGCTATCTCAACCGTTGATGTCTTGACTCCCAAAGTCTTCATTGGTCTCCTAGTAGGAGCCATGCTTCCTTACTGGTTCTCCGCCATGACAATGAAGAGCGTGGGAAGTGCAGCTTTGAAGATGGTCGAAGAGGTCCGCAGGCAATTCAACACCATCCCTGGCTTGATGGAAGGTACCACCAAGCCCGACTACGCAACCTGTGTCAAGATCTCTACCGATGCTTCCATCAAGGAGATGATCCCTCCAGGTGCTCTTGTCATGCTCACACCATTGATCGTTGGAACCTTGTTCGGTGTTGAAACTCTTTCCGGTGTTCTCGCTGGTTCTCTTGTGTCTGGTGTACAG ATTGCTATCTCTGCATCCAACACTGGTGGCGCTTGGGACAATGCTAAGAAGTACATTGAG GCCGGTGTTTCAGAACATGCAAGGCAACTCGGGCCCAAGGGATCGGATGCACACAAGGCAGCCGTGATCGGTGACACTGTTGGTGACCCTCTCAAGGACACATCCGGACCTTCACTCAACATCCTTATCAAGCTTATGGCCGTAGAGTCATTAGTATTCGCCCCCTTCTTCGCTACCCATGGTGGGTTGCTATTCAAGATCTTCTAA
- the LOC130815991 gene encoding uncharacterized protein LOC130815991 yields the protein MEDTPPPPPPTKIETNSPFYLGPQDRPGDFITSQRLKLNNFHDWSHAVRIALCSRRKFGFLDGSITSFAPPCTKDDWVTIQCMLVSWLMNTIDPEVSDISDTEVGSNRMSDTRYASFWISDPTACFGSYIQLCSSR from the exons ATGGAGGACACACCTCCTCCACCGCCACCCACAAAAATTGAAACAAATTCTCCTTTCTACCTTGGACCGCAAGATCGGCCCGGGGATTTCATTACCTCACAGCGTCTCAAATTGAATAATTTCCATGATTGGTCTCATGCTGTGCGAATTGCTTTGTGTTCTCGCCGGAAGTTTGGTTTTCTTGATGGTAGTATCACCTCCTTTGCACCGCCATGTACGAAGGATGATTGGGTCACAATTCAGTGTATGTTAGTTTCTTGGCTGATGAACACAATCGATCCCGAG GTATCGGATATTTCGGATACCGAAGTCGGATCAAATCGAATGTCAGACACCAGATATGCCAGTTTTTGGATATCCGATCCGACTGCATGTTTTGGATCGTATATCCAGTTATGCTCATCCCGATAA